The Geoglobus acetivorans genome window below encodes:
- a CDS encoding radical SAM protein has translation MKFRRIEAGSYYSYLSEGCRLCRKGAKMVLFVTGSCPHNCFYCPISEDRRGKDVVFANERFVENLDDIVDEALSMSAEGVAITGGEPLSNPERVYEFLEVFSHAGLHTHLYTSLPVRESIISKLSEKGLDEIRFHPPELENAGKYEAPLKAAKKSGIEAGFEVPALKFDEVIVKIVNGNDVFLNVNELEFSDSNYRRLMDWGWEPGDFYQALGSREVADEYARKVDKFHFCSVKFKEIAQFRRRLIRMAFNMPDFYRVTREGTVICGLVEGDKDEIRKFLIRMNAQFTEVDEGFEVDIGVAEKLKDRFYASIIERYPTAERLILEKDPLR, from the coding sequence ATGAAGTTCAGAAGGATCGAAGCTGGCAGCTATTACTCCTATCTCTCTGAGGGGTGCAGGCTTTGCAGAAAAGGAGCCAAGATGGTCCTGTTTGTAACAGGGAGCTGCCCCCATAACTGTTTCTACTGCCCAATATCTGAGGACAGGCGTGGGAAGGACGTGGTCTTTGCGAATGAGCGTTTTGTGGAAAATCTTGACGACATCGTTGATGAGGCTCTGAGTATGTCGGCAGAGGGTGTTGCGATAACAGGAGGTGAGCCTTTATCAAATCCGGAAAGAGTGTATGAATTTCTTGAAGTCTTCTCGCATGCCGGATTGCACACCCACCTGTATACAAGCCTCCCCGTACGGGAGAGCATTATTTCAAAACTATCTGAGAAAGGGCTGGATGAAATAAGATTCCACCCTCCAGAGCTTGAAAATGCTGGAAAGTATGAAGCACCTCTGAAAGCAGCAAAGAAATCTGGAATTGAAGCTGGCTTTGAGGTCCCTGCTTTGAAATTTGATGAAGTCATCGTTAAAATTGTGAACGGGAATGATGTGTTTCTCAACGTAAATGAGCTCGAGTTCTCCGATTCCAATTACCGCAGGCTTATGGATTGGGGTTGGGAACCGGGGGACTTCTATCAGGCTCTCGGGAGCAGAGAGGTTGCTGATGAATACGCCCGGAAAGTGGATAAGTTTCACTTTTGCAGCGTGAAGTTCAAGGAAATAGCCCAGTTCAGGCGAAGGCTGATAAGAATGGCCTTCAATATGCCCGATTTTTACAGGGTTACAAGGGAAGGGACGGTGATATGTGGGCTGGTTGAAGGCGATAAAGACGAAATCAGAAAATTCTTAATCCGCATGAATGCCCAGTTTACTGAGGTTGATGAGGGCTTTGAAGTTGATATCGGTGTGGCTGAAAAGCTGAAGGACAGGTTTTATGCGTCGATTATTGAAAGGTATCCCACTGCAGAAAGGTTGATACTTGAAAAAGATCCGCTGAGGTGA
- a CDS encoding DUF2551 domain-containing protein: protein MRAEEIERRLRKYLERDRTGVRKSLIKLLIEGRKYTTGEIHEMLKDQGFELNPRGVSAMVGLMSARLGILKVEMGEKNRYCLKSEYLDLVKNVLMEYDSKNL from the coding sequence TTGAGGGCAGAGGAAATTGAAAGACGTTTGAGGAAGTATCTGGAAAGAGACAGGACAGGTGTGAGGAAGAGCCTCATAAAACTGCTCATTGAGGGCAGAAAATACACGACTGGAGAAATACACGAAATGCTGAAGGATCAGGGCTTCGAGTTAAACCCGAGGGGAGTTTCAGCAATGGTTGGACTCATGAGTGCGAGACTGGGTATTTTAAAGGTGGAGATGGGAGAAAAGAATAGGTACTGTCTCAAAAGCGAGTATCTTGACTTGGTTAAGAACGTTTTGATGGAGTATGATAGCAAAAATCTATGA
- the uppS gene encoding polyprenyl diphosphate synthase: MIAKIYELRLWRNVRKGEIPRHVAIIMDGNRRYARKRGMPSHMGHFFGSRKAEKVLDWCREIGVRVVTLYAFSTENFRRSEEEKRNIFDLFRKEMNRLLEDPRTHRNRMRVRVVGYRGMLPDDLLEVIERVERKTAGYDRFFLNIAFGYGGRQEIIDAVRNILRKVREGKIKPNDIDERLISHHLYSDNGYENVDILIRTGGEQRLSNFLPWQCANSITYFVDVYWPAFRKIDLLRAIRTWQSLRARYYKAMV; this comes from the coding sequence ATGATAGCAAAAATCTATGAGCTTAGATTGTGGAGGAATGTTAGGAAGGGGGAAATTCCCAGACATGTTGCGATAATAATGGATGGTAACAGAAGGTATGCCAGAAAGAGAGGCATGCCATCCCACATGGGTCATTTTTTTGGATCCAGGAAAGCCGAGAAGGTTCTGGACTGGTGCAGGGAAATCGGAGTCAGGGTTGTAACGCTCTACGCCTTTTCAACCGAGAACTTCAGGAGGAGCGAGGAGGAAAAGAGAAATATCTTTGATCTGTTCAGGAAGGAAATGAACAGACTCCTTGAAGACCCAAGAACGCACAGAAACCGGATGAGGGTAAGAGTTGTGGGATACAGAGGCATGCTTCCCGACGACCTTCTTGAGGTGATTGAGCGGGTTGAGCGAAAAACTGCAGGATATGACCGATTTTTCCTGAATATTGCCTTCGGTTATGGAGGTAGGCAGGAAATAATAGACGCGGTCAGGAATATACTCCGGAAGGTCAGGGAAGGGAAAATTAAGCCGAACGACATAGATGAGAGGTTGATATCACACCACCTCTACTCTGATAATGGTTACGAGAACGTGGATATCCTCATAAGGACCGGGGGAGAGCAGAGGCTTTCCAACTTCCTACCCTGGCAGTGTGCCAACAGCATAACGTATTTCGTTGATGTTTACTGGCCGGCCTTCAGGAAAATAGACCTTTTGAGAGCTATAAGAACCTGGCAGAGTTTGAGGGCGAGGTATTATAAAGCAATGGTGTGA
- the prf1 gene encoding peptide chain release factor aRF-1 — MDSRLKYEFRRKLEELEKFKGRGTELITLYIPPDKNIADVSAQLRNELSQAQNIKSKQTRTHVTAGLEAILQRLKLYRKPPENGMVIISGVIDLGGGREKHITEIIEPPEPVPLYKYHCDSTFYLEPLKEMLAEKKVYGLIVLDRREAAVGVLRGKRIELLAYATSNVPGKHRQGGQSSVRFERLREIAIHEFYKRVGDKATEALLPYKEDLLGILIGGPSPTKEEFYEGGYLHHELQQKVIGLFDVSYTDESGLYELVEKASDALQELDLMREKKLLNRFMKEVIKDGNAAYGEEEVRKYLSLGAVDTLLVSEDLRYERVRYRCPVCGEEKEVTIKENTDKEMLCEKDNVKMEEIERKDVILELAELAEASGAKVEFISGESEEGAMLKNAFGGIAAILRYKPEGW, encoded by the coding sequence ATGGATAGCAGGCTTAAATATGAATTCAGAAGAAAACTCGAGGAACTTGAAAAGTTTAAGGGTAGAGGTACCGAACTGATCACCCTTTACATTCCTCCTGATAAGAACATTGCGGATGTCTCCGCTCAGCTTAGAAATGAGCTCAGCCAGGCCCAGAACATAAAATCCAAGCAGACAAGGACGCACGTAACGGCTGGACTCGAAGCGATACTGCAAAGGCTGAAACTTTACAGAAAACCTCCTGAGAATGGAATGGTGATCATCAGCGGAGTTATTGACCTCGGAGGTGGAAGGGAGAAGCACATAACTGAGATCATTGAACCTCCTGAACCTGTACCCCTCTACAAGTATCACTGCGACTCGACATTCTACCTTGAACCTCTGAAAGAGATGCTGGCCGAGAAGAAGGTTTACGGGCTGATTGTGCTGGACAGGAGAGAGGCAGCGGTGGGCGTTCTCAGGGGCAAGAGAATAGAACTTCTTGCATACGCAACTTCCAACGTTCCTGGAAAGCACAGACAGGGTGGTCAGAGCAGTGTGAGGTTTGAGAGGCTCAGAGAGATAGCCATCCATGAATTCTACAAGAGAGTTGGCGACAAGGCAACGGAGGCTCTGCTTCCCTACAAGGAGGACCTGCTCGGGATTCTCATTGGAGGGCCCTCACCAACCAAGGAGGAGTTTTACGAGGGAGGTTACCTCCACCACGAGCTTCAGCAGAAGGTTATCGGGCTGTTTGACGTCAGTTATACCGATGAAAGCGGACTATACGAACTTGTGGAAAAGGCAAGCGATGCACTGCAGGAACTCGACCTGATGAGGGAGAAGAAACTGCTGAACAGGTTCATGAAGGAGGTTATAAAGGACGGGAATGCAGCTTATGGTGAAGAAGAAGTTAGAAAGTATCTGAGCCTGGGGGCTGTAGATACTCTGCTGGTTTCTGAAGACCTGAGGTATGAGAGGGTCAGGTACCGATGCCCTGTCTGCGGAGAGGAGAAAGAGGTAACCATAAAGGAAAATACTGATAAGGAAATGCTCTGTGAAAAGGATAACGTCAAGATGGAGGAAATCGAGAGGAAAGACGTCATTCTTGAGCTTGCCGAGCTTGCGGAGGCAAGCGGAGCTAAAGTGGAATTCATTTCAGGCGAGTCTGAAGAGGGGGCCATGCTTAAGAATGCATTTGGTGGTATTGCAGCCATTCTCAGGTACAAACCAGAGGGATGGTAA
- the argS gene encoding arginine--tRNA ligase, whose translation MFRLFYDEVKKATGIEDKFLRESEHADLASTVAFKLAKEQKRKPQEVAEELVEDFEFSGDYIGKIEVVNGYINFFASEEFFEDTVNAVLDEDFKYGGLKLGGEVLIEHTSANPDGPLHIGHIRNSIIGDTLARIFRKAGIDVVTQYYVNDMGRQAAMAVLGVKRYGLGEGKPDHEVARAYIRINADAEEDESINQDVEKLMIEYEQGNEEVIRLFRDVISKALEGIKETLETLNVEHDGYVWESEFIRNGYVDRIFEMLEEKGLLEHDGVHYIDMKKFGFDKDVILRRENGTTLYITRDLAYHLWKNENYERFVNILGADHKLIANQLSAVLEAIGLKPPETVFFEFVSLPEGSMSTRKGKFISADELIEKTLVEAKKILANRDFDAEEKERVARAVAVGALRFDFVRVSPEKPMTFDWKKALDFERQTASYIQYTHARACSIMRKAVENGYADLEFSYEHMDEVERSLILLLSKFSYMLEKVVSTLRPNVFAEYVMDVAERFNDFYHRNPVLVEDSHLRMHRLAIVDATRIVLRNGLELLGIEALERM comes from the coding sequence ATGTTCAGGCTGTTTTATGATGAGGTTAAAAAAGCAACCGGGATTGAAGATAAATTTCTGAGAGAAAGCGAGCATGCAGATCTTGCAAGCACAGTTGCGTTTAAACTTGCAAAAGAGCAGAAAAGAAAGCCTCAGGAAGTTGCCGAGGAGCTTGTGGAAGATTTTGAATTTTCTGGAGATTACATTGGTAAAATTGAGGTGGTCAATGGTTACATCAACTTCTTCGCCAGCGAGGAGTTTTTTGAGGATACCGTGAATGCCGTGCTGGATGAAGACTTTAAGTACGGGGGACTGAAGCTTGGAGGAGAGGTCCTTATAGAACACACGTCTGCGAACCCTGATGGGCCGCTGCATATCGGACACATTAGAAACTCCATAATTGGAGACACACTTGCCCGAATTTTCAGAAAGGCGGGCATTGATGTTGTGACCCAGTATTATGTTAATGACATGGGAAGGCAGGCCGCAATGGCCGTGCTGGGTGTTAAACGATATGGTCTCGGCGAAGGGAAACCTGATCACGAGGTTGCAAGGGCATACATAAGGATCAATGCAGATGCTGAGGAGGACGAGAGCATAAATCAGGATGTGGAGAAACTGATGATTGAGTACGAACAGGGAAATGAGGAGGTAATCCGGCTGTTCAGAGATGTGATCAGCAAGGCTCTTGAGGGCATAAAGGAAACGCTTGAGACGCTCAATGTTGAGCATGATGGATATGTATGGGAATCAGAGTTCATCAGGAATGGCTATGTTGACAGGATCTTTGAAATGCTTGAGGAAAAAGGGTTGCTTGAGCATGATGGAGTTCATTACATTGACATGAAGAAGTTCGGGTTTGACAAGGATGTTATACTCAGGAGGGAAAACGGGACAACTCTGTACATAACAAGAGACCTGGCATACCATCTCTGGAAGAATGAAAATTATGAGAGGTTTGTGAACATACTCGGAGCGGATCACAAGCTCATAGCAAACCAGCTTTCAGCAGTTCTTGAAGCTATCGGGCTTAAACCTCCAGAAACTGTGTTTTTTGAATTCGTATCCCTGCCGGAGGGGTCAATGAGTACAAGGAAGGGCAAGTTCATCTCGGCGGATGAGCTTATTGAAAAGACTCTGGTTGAGGCGAAGAAGATACTGGCCAACAGGGATTTTGATGCGGAGGAGAAAGAAAGGGTGGCAAGGGCTGTGGCGGTCGGTGCACTGAGGTTTGACTTCGTCAGGGTATCGCCGGAAAAGCCCATGACCTTCGACTGGAAAAAAGCTCTGGATTTTGAGAGGCAGACCGCAAGCTACATTCAGTACACTCATGCAAGGGCGTGCAGCATAATGCGGAAGGCAGTCGAGAATGGCTACGCTGACCTCGAATTCAGCTATGAGCACATGGATGAAGTGGAGAGGTCTCTGATTCTTCTCCTTTCGAAATTCTCGTATATGCTGGAAAAGGTCGTCAGCACCCTGAGGCCGAACGTGTTTGCCGAGTACGTTATGGATGTAGCAGAGAGATTCAATGATTTCTATCACAGAAATCCTGTTCTCGTTGAGGACAGTCATCTGAGGATGCACAGGCTTGCCATTGTTGATGCCACGAGGATCGTGCTGAGAAATGGTCTCGAGCTTCTTGGAATTGAGGCTCTGGAAAGGATGTAG
- a CDS encoding amino acid permease, which yields MQRSVQVSLSRDLSFFDITMIGIAGMIGAGIFALTGIAAGIAGPAILFAFLLNGLIATLTGLAYAELGSSLPQAGGSYLWIKEAMGKFPGFLAGWVDWAAHTIACALYAVTFGAFFAELVIGFAGISLPRPALAKLSAFLMITFLAYVNYKGAKESGKLGGIVTILKVMILVVFALFGIYKTFTYPDWVGSYTPFMPNGVSGVLAAMGLTFIAFEGFEIIVQSGEEVKNPERNIPKAIVVSLWTAVAIYILVAFSLLGAVKAEEPSWMFLGKLAELSLVRVADGIMPFGGYMILAGGIISTISAMNATIYSSSRVVFALSRTGYLHRIFSDINQKTRTPHYAIFFSYLIVAVSSLAPIETVASAASFMFIILFILVNLSLVVLRLRRPDIKRSFKLPLAHVLSIVAIVSQLVVSYYLITQLEHGLLVFAITLAWIFLGAFVYFAYSEKEMEKRIQEELVTVYSEAPVERKEFTILVPVANPVIAKKLVRFAEIVARQRDGAVIVMSVVKAPMQTPPSALRNEVKEAKELVENLISGLTVPSGGVVKVGHNIAEAVIAAAEEVDADLIVMGWRGRTFRKDAVLGSTIDPVLMKAACDVIVVRFEYGEHVPDFKTILIPAAGGPHVELACEIAGNIARERHGMVKLIHVGRSAEERKKAEKVFEKLVEMLEGIDVETEYVVDSDPALRIARESEKFDLTIIGASERTFLYNFLRGLFPEKIIENTDRSVAVTRKWVRFVK from the coding sequence GTGCAGCGGAGTGTTCAGGTGTCTCTGAGCAGAGATCTTTCTTTTTTTGACATAACAATGATCGGAATTGCCGGGATGATAGGTGCCGGTATTTTTGCTTTAACGGGCATAGCAGCTGGAATTGCTGGGCCTGCAATACTGTTCGCTTTCCTTCTCAACGGGCTCATTGCGACGCTCACAGGCCTGGCGTACGCAGAGCTCGGCTCATCTCTCCCTCAGGCTGGAGGAAGCTACCTCTGGATAAAAGAAGCGATGGGCAAGTTTCCGGGATTTCTTGCAGGCTGGGTTGACTGGGCGGCCCATACAATCGCCTGTGCTCTTTACGCAGTCACGTTTGGAGCATTCTTTGCTGAACTTGTTATTGGTTTTGCAGGCATTTCCCTTCCGAGGCCAGCTCTGGCAAAACTCTCTGCTTTTTTGATGATCACCTTTCTTGCCTACGTCAATTACAAGGGTGCCAAAGAGAGCGGAAAGCTTGGCGGAATAGTGACCATCTTAAAGGTTATGATTCTGGTGGTTTTCGCGTTGTTCGGCATTTACAAAACATTCACGTACCCTGACTGGGTGGGGTCTTACACACCGTTCATGCCTAACGGAGTGTCGGGAGTTCTCGCGGCCATGGGTCTCACGTTCATAGCGTTCGAGGGCTTTGAGATAATTGTTCAGAGCGGAGAGGAGGTTAAGAATCCGGAGAGGAACATTCCGAAGGCCATAGTTGTCTCACTCTGGACTGCCGTCGCAATTTACATTCTGGTTGCATTCTCTCTGCTTGGAGCTGTGAAGGCAGAAGAACCGAGCTGGATGTTTCTCGGGAAGCTTGCTGAACTCAGTCTTGTGAGGGTTGCTGACGGAATAATGCCCTTTGGGGGCTACATGATTCTGGCGGGAGGTATAATCTCCACGATAAGTGCCATGAACGCAACGATTTATTCATCCTCGAGAGTCGTGTTTGCGTTAAGCAGAACCGGCTACCTCCACAGAATTTTTTCAGACATAAATCAGAAGACCAGAACCCCCCATTACGCAATATTTTTCAGCTACCTTATTGTTGCTGTCTCTTCTCTGGCACCTATTGAAACCGTGGCGTCTGCTGCAAGCTTCATGTTCATAATTCTGTTCATCCTTGTCAACCTGTCCCTCGTGGTTCTCAGACTGAGACGTCCGGATATAAAGAGGAGCTTTAAACTCCCTCTGGCCCACGTTCTGTCCATTGTGGCAATAGTTTCCCAGCTTGTGGTTTCATACTATCTGATAACTCAGCTGGAACACGGCCTGCTTGTATTTGCCATAACGCTTGCCTGGATATTCCTCGGGGCATTTGTTTATTTTGCATATTCTGAAAAAGAGATGGAGAAGAGAATTCAGGAGGAACTTGTTACCGTTTACTCAGAAGCTCCCGTTGAAAGAAAGGAGTTTACGATTCTTGTACCTGTTGCAAATCCGGTTATAGCAAAAAAGCTTGTCAGGTTTGCTGAGATTGTCGCCAGGCAGAGGGATGGGGCTGTAATCGTTATGAGTGTTGTTAAAGCTCCAATGCAGACACCACCTTCTGCACTGAGGAATGAGGTTAAGGAGGCGAAGGAACTCGTTGAGAACCTCATATCTGGCCTCACTGTACCCTCTGGAGGGGTTGTTAAGGTCGGACACAATATTGCTGAGGCTGTGATAGCTGCTGCGGAGGAAGTCGATGCGGATCTGATTGTCATGGGCTGGAGAGGAAGGACGTTCAGAAAGGACGCGGTGCTGGGCAGCACGATTGACCCTGTCCTGATGAAGGCTGCATGCGACGTCATCGTCGTCCGCTTTGAGTATGGCGAGCACGTCCCCGACTTCAAGACGATTCTCATCCCGGCTGCCGGTGGCCCGCACGTCGAACTCGCCTGCGAAATAGCAGGAAACATTGCGAGGGAAAGACACGGGATGGTAAAGCTGATTCACGTTGGTAGATCTGCTGAGGAGAGGAAAAAGGCGGAGAAGGTGTTTGAAAAGCTCGTTGAAATGCTTGAGGGTATAGATGTTGAGACGGAGTACGTGGTGGACAGCGATCCTGCCCTGAGAATTGCCAGAGAATCTGAAAAATTTGATCTGACAATTATAGGGGCGAGCGAGAGGACCTTCCTGTACAACTTTCTGAGGGGTCTGTTCCCCGAAAAAATAATTGAGAACACTGACAGATCTGTGGCCGTAACGAGAAAATGGGTGAGGTTCGTTAAGTGA
- a CDS encoding ATP-binding protein — MLSSPAIWREFFQNYYQDELNKIAGRISTGSFGVRSINVDVLSHLTIFKEGTLAEELFSNPDKVIDDARRGIELTDNIYDVKLENCIPRFFNLPLARRILIRDLRAEHISKFVAIEGIVRKVTEVRPKIVEAAYFCGNCGKKVRVYQEEGVLKPPYECPACKSKRFTFVPEESVLIDSQRIKIQEYPENLKGGEQPQSIDVYLEGDISGIINPGDRVVINGIVRANPRGQGMKKLTHMDLFIEGNSIEILQQEYEEFEITEEDKKKILELAEDEGIYKKIVGSIAPSIYGYEDIKLAIALQLFGGVPKRLPDGTEIRGDIHILLVGDPGVAKSQLLRYVHRIAPRSVYTTGKGTTTAGLTATAVRDEVDGRWTLEAGALVLADKGIALVDEIDKMRAEDRSALHEAMEQQTISVAKAGINAVLKARCALLGAANPKYGRFDKYQPIAEQINLSPTLMSRFDLTFVLTDDPDVERDKALATHILKTHKLGEKLEKMKNVSSEYTRQSLEAEIQKVTPAIEPDLLRKYVAYAKRTVFPVLTEEAERRIVEFYVGMRGKAKENSPVPITARQLEALIRLAEASARIRLSDRVEVEDVERVIRIIRKSLEQIAMDPETGEIDIDYAYSGTSKTQRDRIMVLKKIIEELEKEYEKGVPEEQIFDEAEKQGIDKVKTRELLIKMRERGEIYCPRPDHYRVVHNY; from the coding sequence ATGCTGAGCAGTCCCGCAATCTGGAGAGAGTTCTTTCAGAATTACTACCAGGATGAACTTAACAAAATAGCCGGGAGAATTTCAACCGGGAGTTTTGGGGTCAGAAGCATAAACGTGGATGTCTTGTCACACCTCACAATCTTCAAGGAGGGTACTCTTGCAGAGGAGCTTTTTTCAAATCCAGACAAGGTAATCGACGATGCCAGAAGAGGAATTGAGCTTACAGACAACATTTACGATGTTAAACTCGAGAACTGCATTCCCAGATTTTTCAACCTCCCGCTCGCAAGGAGAATTCTGATAAGAGACCTGAGAGCAGAGCACATATCCAAGTTCGTGGCAATAGAGGGAATAGTGAGAAAGGTTACGGAAGTAAGGCCTAAAATCGTTGAGGCAGCATACTTCTGCGGCAACTGCGGCAAGAAGGTCAGAGTATATCAGGAAGAGGGTGTTCTGAAGCCCCCTTACGAGTGTCCAGCGTGCAAATCCAAACGCTTCACGTTTGTGCCAGAAGAGAGCGTGCTTATAGACAGCCAGAGAATAAAAATCCAGGAATATCCAGAAAATCTGAAGGGTGGAGAACAGCCGCAGAGCATCGACGTTTACCTGGAGGGAGATATTTCAGGAATCATAAACCCCGGTGACAGAGTGGTGATAAACGGCATCGTAAGGGCCAATCCGAGAGGCCAGGGGATGAAAAAGCTGACCCACATGGATCTCTTCATCGAGGGAAATTCAATAGAGATTCTGCAGCAGGAGTACGAAGAATTCGAGATAACGGAAGAGGACAAAAAGAAAATTCTGGAACTTGCTGAGGACGAGGGAATCTACAAAAAAATAGTCGGTAGTATCGCACCCTCGATTTACGGATACGAGGACATAAAGCTCGCAATAGCTCTCCAGCTTTTTGGAGGTGTGCCCAAAAGGCTCCCGGATGGAACGGAGATCAGAGGAGATATCCACATCCTCCTCGTGGGAGACCCGGGAGTTGCAAAGTCTCAGCTTTTGAGGTATGTTCACAGGATTGCGCCGAGAAGTGTTTACACCACAGGAAAGGGAACAACGACAGCCGGACTGACGGCAACTGCTGTGAGAGATGAGGTCGATGGCAGGTGGACCCTTGAAGCCGGTGCGCTCGTTCTTGCAGACAAGGGTATCGCGCTGGTGGACGAAATAGACAAGATGCGAGCTGAAGACAGAAGCGCTCTGCACGAGGCAATGGAACAGCAGACGATCAGCGTTGCAAAGGCGGGCATCAATGCCGTCCTGAAGGCAAGATGTGCCCTCCTCGGAGCTGCAAACCCAAAGTATGGTAGATTCGACAAATATCAGCCAATAGCCGAACAGATAAATCTATCTCCAACCCTCATGTCCAGATTTGACCTGACTTTCGTCCTTACAGATGACCCCGACGTCGAAAGGGACAAAGCCCTTGCCACCCACATACTGAAAACCCACAAACTCGGGGAAAAGCTCGAAAAAATGAAGAATGTTTCAAGCGAATACACAAGACAGAGTCTTGAAGCTGAGATTCAGAAGGTTACACCGGCAATAGAGCCCGATCTGCTCAGGAAATACGTTGCCTACGCCAAAAGGACAGTTTTTCCGGTATTGACAGAGGAAGCTGAGAGAAGAATAGTTGAGTTCTACGTGGGAATGAGGGGAAAAGCCAAGGAAAATTCCCCCGTTCCGATAACAGCAAGGCAGCTTGAGGCACTTATAAGGCTTGCCGAAGCATCTGCAAGAATCAGACTTTCCGACAGAGTCGAGGTAGAGGACGTTGAGAGAGTAATCAGAATAATAAGGAAGAGCCTTGAACAGATAGCAATGGATCCTGAGACAGGAGAGATCGACATAGACTATGCGTATTCCGGCACATCAAAAACACAGAGAGACAGAATAATGGTCCTGAAAAAGATAATCGAGGAGCTTGAAAAGGAGTACGAGAAGGGAGTCCCGGAGGAACAGATTTTCGATGAGGCTGAGAAGCAGGGAATAGACAAAGTCAAAACAAGAGAACTGCTGATAAAAATGAGAGAAAGAGGAGAGATATACTGCCCGAGGCCAGACCACTACAGAGTTGTCCACAATTACTGA
- a CDS encoding histone deacetylase family protein: protein MKIVFHPEFYRVYTADPAAEEGRMEAIISELKDYEIVEPEKAEKEDILLVHTERHYEWVRNETGVYDVAILAAGGAILASEIAFEEPAFAAVRPPGHHASPDSSWGFCYFNNIAIAVRKLTIREKIERAAVVDFDLHFGDGTANTFRDDERVSYFHMKGGDVNGIAEFLESAEYDIVAASAGFDRAKEDWGGILDREDYTEIGKILKEYPEDRCDGRRFAVLEGGYNHAVLGKNVRAFLRGFE from the coding sequence ATGAAAATCGTGTTTCACCCCGAATTTTACAGAGTCTACACTGCAGACCCCGCTGCTGAAGAGGGTAGAATGGAAGCAATAATAAGCGAACTGAAAGACTACGAGATCGTGGAGCCTGAAAAGGCTGAAAAAGAAGACATTCTTCTTGTCCACACCGAACGGCATTATGAGTGGGTCAGGAACGAAACAGGAGTTTACGATGTGGCTATACTGGCAGCGGGTGGGGCAATTCTTGCCTCGGAGATTGCATTTGAAGAGCCGGCTTTTGCCGCCGTACGCCCTCCAGGCCATCATGCAAGCCCCGACAGCTCATGGGGTTTCTGCTATTTCAACAACATTGCAATAGCAGTGAGAAAGCTCACCATCCGGGAAAAGATAGAGCGAGCAGCAGTCGTGGACTTCGACCTGCATTTTGGTGATGGAACTGCGAACACATTCAGGGATGATGAAAGGGTGAGTTACTTTCACATGAAAGGTGGAGATGTTAACGGCATTGCAGAGTTTCTTGAAAGCGCTGAATACGATATTGTTGCCGCTTCTGCCGGATTCGATCGAGCAAAAGAGGACTGGGGAGGTATTCTCGACAGGGAGGACTACACAGAGATAGGCAAAATACTGAAGGAGTATCCCGAGGATCGGTGCGATGGCAGAAGATTTGCGGTGCTTGAAGGCGGGTACAATCATGCGGTTCTCGGGAAAAACGTGAGAGCATTCCTCAGAGGTTTCGAATGA